In Candidatus Saccharibacteria bacterium oral taxon 488, one DNA window encodes the following:
- a CDS encoding DedA family protein — protein sequence MHAFIDFIVHFGVVAILLVVFAESGLLFGFIFPGDSLLFTAGYMVQQHILPIDIHFFALLLSFMAILGDSVGYAFGHKVGRKLFERKNSRFFKKKYLVQAEKFYEKHGSLTVVLARFVPIVRTFAPIVAGASKMHYRTFIVFNIIGGVIWATLFTYLGFFAGKALTDAGINIEVAALIIIFLSVLPMIIHALKQEHTRAALRQQVLVLLGKTRRKKQ from the coding sequence ATGCACGCGTTTATTGATTTTATTGTTCATTTTGGTGTTGTCGCGATTTTGCTGGTTGTCTTTGCCGAATCAGGCCTACTCTTTGGTTTCATTTTCCCGGGTGACAGCCTGCTGTTTACGGCTGGCTATATGGTACAGCAACATATTCTGCCAATTGATATTCATTTCTTTGCACTACTACTCTCGTTCATGGCTATCCTTGGCGATAGCGTTGGCTACGCATTTGGACATAAAGTTGGCCGTAAATTATTTGAACGCAAAAACTCTCGCTTCTTTAAGAAGAAATATCTCGTGCAGGCCGAAAAGTTTTACGAAAAGCATGGCTCACTTACTGTGGTGCTGGCGCGGTTTGTACCGATCGTGCGCACATTTGCACCAATCGTGGCTGGCGCTAGCAAGATGCACTACCGAACCTTTATCGTCTTTAATATCATTGGCGGCGTTATTTGGGCCACGCTTTTCACCTACCTCGGATTCTTTGCTGGCAAGGCGCTCACCGACGCTGGTATTAATATTGAGGTCGCTGCACTAATTATCATCTTCTTGTCAGTGCTGCCAATGATCATTCACGCCCTCAAGCAGGAGCATACTCGCGCGGCGTTGCGCCAACAAGTATTAGTCCTACTCGGCAAGACTCGCCGCAAAAAGCAATAA
- the uvrA gene encoding excinuclease ABC subunit UvrA: MPEVIRVKGAREHNLKNIDVEIPRDKLVVITGLSGSGKSSLAFDTIYAEGQRRYVESLSSYARQFLGIMDKPDVDSIEGLSPAISIDQKSTSRNPRSTVATVTEIYDYLRLLFARIGTPHCPALKPDGTRCHKPVSRRTAEAIIQEIIKQYDGKRLLLLAPIVKNKKGEFAHIPEQYQRLGYARVRVDGVVYALDEFPQLQKSYKHSIELVVDRLAMNSDLTSRLSQSVEQALELGQGVVEVLDADTDELKTFSQRYACVDHPDEEIPELEPRLFSFNAPQGACPSCTGLGSRLEVDPSLVLNENLTIAEGAIRPYNRINVDNFYMRKISAVAEAHGFSIRTPVGQLSDEARQKVLYGTGDQKYPVQLGNGRHYDTTYEGVIPNLERRWKETDSEFMRKDIERFMRQRDCYVCGGARLKPVVLAVTVQGLNIMDICDLGVDDALDLFTHKLTLNEQQAMIARLILKEITARLGFMSNVGLNYLELGRAANTLSGGEAQRIRLATQIGSGLQGVLYVLDEPSIGLHQRDNDRLVATLKHLRDLGNTVLVVEHDEDTIRQSDFLIDMGPGAGVHGGTVVALGAPNEVAKCTDSITGRYLSGAEKIVVPKHRRQADASRQLIVRGARENNLKQIDVAFPLGLMTVVSGVSGSGKSTLVNDIVAKELAARLNRASDVPGTHDKIEGVKQLDKAIVIDQSPIGRTPRSNPATYTGIFTPIRELFASTPEANVRGYKAGRFSFNVKGGRCENCQGDGMIKIEMHFLPDVYVQCDECHGKRYNREALEIKYKNKTIADVLDMTVEQAADFFDSVPNIARKLQTLVEVGLGYIKLGQPATTFSGGEAQRIKLATELSKRSTGKTMYILDEPTTGLHSADVKRLLGILQQLVDGGNSMIIIEHNLDVIKSADWIIDMGPEGGLGGGTVVASGTPEEVANVPESFTGTYLKSLL, encoded by the coding sequence ATGCCAGAGGTAATTCGCGTCAAGGGCGCCCGTGAACATAATCTGAAAAATATTGACGTGGAGATCCCGCGCGATAAATTAGTGGTGATCACTGGTCTCAGTGGTAGTGGTAAGTCGTCGCTAGCGTTTGATACGATTTACGCCGAGGGGCAGCGTCGCTATGTCGAGAGTCTGTCGAGTTATGCGCGGCAATTTTTGGGCATTATGGATAAGCCGGATGTTGATAGTATCGAGGGCCTGAGTCCGGCGATTTCAATTGACCAGAAATCAACCAGCCGTAACCCGCGTTCAACCGTGGCGACGGTGACCGAGATTTATGATTATTTGCGACTCTTGTTCGCGCGGATTGGCACGCCGCATTGTCCGGCCCTCAAGCCAGACGGCACACGCTGCCATAAGCCAGTGTCACGCCGCACAGCCGAGGCGATTATCCAGGAGATTATCAAGCAATATGATGGCAAGCGATTGTTGCTACTCGCGCCAATTGTTAAAAATAAGAAGGGCGAGTTTGCACACATTCCAGAGCAGTATCAACGGTTAGGTTACGCCCGGGTGCGTGTGGATGGGGTGGTGTATGCGCTGGATGAGTTTCCGCAATTACAGAAAAGTTACAAGCATAGCATTGAGCTGGTGGTTGATCGTCTGGCAATGAACAGTGACTTGACTAGCCGGTTGAGCCAGAGCGTCGAGCAGGCGCTGGAGCTTGGTCAGGGTGTAGTTGAGGTACTGGATGCTGATACGGATGAGCTGAAGACGTTCTCGCAGCGTTATGCCTGTGTTGATCATCCGGATGAGGAGATCCCAGAGCTTGAACCGCGTTTGTTTAGTTTTAACGCGCCGCAGGGGGCCTGTCCGAGCTGTACTGGGCTCGGCAGCCGATTGGAAGTCGATCCTAGTTTAGTACTGAATGAGAATCTGACGATTGCCGAGGGTGCAATTCGGCCATACAACCGGATTAATGTCGATAATTTTTACATGCGCAAGATTTCGGCGGTAGCTGAGGCGCATGGTTTCAGTATCCGGACGCCGGTTGGGCAGTTGTCTGATGAGGCGCGCCAGAAAGTACTCTACGGCACGGGCGATCAGAAATATCCAGTGCAGCTTGGCAATGGGCGGCATTATGATACAACCTATGAAGGGGTGATTCCCAATTTGGAGCGGCGCTGGAAAGAAACCGATAGCGAATTTATGCGCAAGGACATTGAGCGGTTTATGCGCCAGCGGGATTGTTATGTTTGCGGCGGCGCGCGGCTAAAACCGGTTGTTTTGGCGGTAACCGTGCAGGGTCTGAATATCATGGATATTTGTGATCTTGGCGTTGATGACGCGCTCGATTTGTTCACCCACAAGTTAACACTAAATGAGCAGCAGGCGATGATCGCCCGGCTTATTTTGAAAGAGATTACAGCACGGCTCGGGTTTATGAGTAATGTCGGGCTGAATTATTTGGAGTTAGGGCGCGCCGCCAATACACTGAGCGGCGGCGAGGCGCAGCGAATTCGGCTGGCAACGCAAATTGGCAGCGGTTTGCAGGGTGTGCTGTATGTGCTGGATGAGCCGTCGATTGGTTTGCACCAGCGTGATAATGACCGGCTGGTTGCGACGCTCAAGCACCTACGCGACCTCGGCAATACGGTGTTGGTGGTTGAACATGACGAGGACACAATTCGCCAGAGTGACTTTTTGATTGATATGGGGCCGGGCGCTGGCGTGCATGGTGGTACGGTGGTGGCGCTGGGTGCGCCAAATGAGGTGGCTAAATGCACGGATAGTATAACCGGGCGGTACCTATCAGGCGCAGAAAAGATTGTTGTACCAAAGCATCGCCGCCAGGCTGATGCCAGCCGCCAGCTAATTGTTCGCGGTGCTCGTGAGAATAATTTGAAACAGATCGACGTGGCATTTCCGTTGGGGTTGATGACAGTGGTGTCGGGTGTCTCGGGTAGCGGTAAATCAACTCTGGTCAATGATATTGTTGCCAAGGAGTTAGCGGCGCGGCTCAATCGAGCCAGTGATGTACCGGGCACGCACGATAAAATTGAGGGCGTTAAACAACTAGATAAAGCTATCGTCATCGACCAGTCGCCAATTGGCCGTACGCCACGCTCTAATCCAGCGACCTACACGGGTATTTTTACGCCAATTCGTGAACTGTTTGCGAGTACTCCTGAGGCTAATGTCCGCGGCTATAAAGCGGGGCGGTTTAGCTTTAACGTCAAGGGCGGTCGCTGCGAAAATTGTCAAGGCGACGGTATGATCAAGATTGAAATGCATTTCTTACCGGATGTCTACGTCCAGTGCGACGAATGCCACGGTAAGCGTTACAATCGTGAGGCGCTGGAAATTAAGTATAAAAATAAGACGATTGCTGATGTACTCGATATGACGGTTGAGCAAGCAGCGGACTTCTTTGATAGCGTGCCTAATATCGCTCGGAAATTACAGACGTTGGTCGAGGTTGGTCTTGGTTATATTAAGCTCGGTCAGCCAGCAACCACCTTTTCGGGCGGCGAGGCGCAGCGTATCAAGCTGGCGACGGAGCTTTCAAAGCGTTCGACGGGCAAGACGATGTATATTTTAGACGAGCCGACAACTGGGCTACATTCTGCCGATGTTAAGCGGCTGCTGGGAATTTTGCAGCAGCTGGTTGACGGCGGTAACAGCATGATTATTATTGAGCACAATCTGGATGTGATTAAATCGGCCGACTGGATTATCGATATGGGGCCTGAGGGTGGTCTCGGCGGCGGTACGGTGGTAGCGAGCGGCACGCCAGAAGAAGTCGCCAACGTGCCAGAATCATTTACCGGTACGTATCTGAAAAGTTTGCTGTAG
- a CDS encoding FtsX-like permease family protein, protein MSISWMLLRKSGRQSMARLVLTSAAIALGIVLVCYFVAGVNGLLKRTDRAIINTAILQAKNAAPQQRQRDTTVKPLKASNVQLGNLTKWRDKKINVLSLYGVEGSVQFAQLPTPASGEYYMSKALAEKVAQHPEDKIIDRFGKHTKYLGTIPDAYLQSPDALMLIREVSTEEVAATDKAAQSRGQSSYFTDIYQTDATAGHRQTIGLDPISVIVLGVGGTILLFPIVMFVAVATQLGGVQREKRYAALRLIGATKKQVTRVILLESLIASIIGVVIGLVAFWLFQAPLQNFEMGDARFWPADLQLNWLQYLLIIALTLALTIGVSWRRMWRAQISPLGVARTQEKVKKLRIWRVLPLAIGLGIFAWASTPAGHQWLHGQADSSLGAMMVLAAGVMLVMFGLVLAGGWLTNCIARWCARWARSGLVLIASKRIAVHSRAVFRSVSGVVLALFAGSFYLTAVSGIEMLSASSVNNNGYSQRKGNSAIIIGDSLPQSMQQTLNRQQYIVNSAAIYPLEKGHAMRCSDLASYTEHTCPSGARPDQFALINFDAPVTQSVTLMDTVETKGNVNYLVTLQNAVDVDQLRGLVGERLQSANPMWVVGGADSKRPAINPVIKNFADLAYVGMGVTLFVAVASLIVSTIGGLLERRRSLFTLRLGGMKLSQLKRLVGFESLVPLVSVSLLSCAIGVWTGLVFISILPTSLKPVITPLYCLIVGAGLAMAIVDIYIILPMIKKLTSPEANQTE, encoded by the coding sequence ATGAGCATTAGTTGGATGCTTCTTCGTAAATCTGGTCGCCAATCAATGGCCCGCCTCGTGCTGACATCGGCAGCTATCGCACTTGGTATAGTGTTGGTTTGTTATTTTGTAGCCGGTGTAAACGGTCTACTGAAACGGACCGACCGTGCGATTATTAATACGGCTATACTTCAAGCAAAGAATGCTGCACCGCAGCAGCGACAACGAGACACCACCGTCAAGCCGCTAAAGGCGTCAAACGTACAGCTAGGTAATTTGACGAAATGGCGCGATAAAAAAATTAATGTACTGTCACTCTATGGCGTAGAAGGGTCGGTCCAGTTTGCTCAATTACCAACACCAGCATCTGGTGAATATTATATGTCAAAAGCTCTGGCCGAGAAGGTCGCCCAGCATCCCGAGGATAAGATTATTGATAGATTTGGCAAGCATACAAAGTATCTTGGTACGATCCCTGATGCGTACCTACAAAGTCCAGACGCACTGATGCTTATTCGAGAGGTGAGTACTGAGGAAGTTGCCGCCACGGATAAGGCCGCTCAGTCTCGTGGGCAATCATCATACTTTACCGATATATACCAAACTGATGCAACGGCTGGTCATCGCCAAACAATTGGTCTTGATCCAATATCGGTTATTGTGCTTGGGGTTGGTGGAACAATTCTACTATTTCCAATTGTTATGTTTGTCGCGGTTGCGACCCAGCTAGGTGGCGTACAGCGTGAGAAACGCTATGCGGCATTGCGGTTGATTGGCGCCACAAAAAAGCAAGTGACACGAGTGATTCTCCTCGAGTCACTTATAGCTTCAATTATCGGAGTTGTTATTGGTCTCGTAGCGTTTTGGCTGTTTCAGGCACCGCTACAGAATTTTGAGATGGGTGATGCACGATTCTGGCCGGCTGATTTGCAGCTAAACTGGCTACAGTATCTGTTAATCATTGCATTGACACTGGCGTTAACTATTGGTGTGAGCTGGCGGCGGATGTGGCGAGCACAGATTTCACCACTTGGCGTAGCCCGGACGCAAGAAAAAGTAAAGAAGTTGCGTATTTGGCGAGTACTACCACTAGCAATAGGTCTTGGTATCTTTGCCTGGGCCTCGACTCCTGCGGGACATCAGTGGCTTCATGGGCAAGCAGATAGTTCATTAGGAGCAATGATGGTGCTCGCGGCGGGAGTGATGCTTGTTATGTTTGGCCTGGTATTGGCCGGTGGCTGGCTGACGAATTGTATCGCACGATGGTGCGCTCGGTGGGCGCGTAGCGGTCTGGTGCTGATCGCAAGTAAGCGTATCGCGGTACATTCGCGAGCTGTATTCCGCAGTGTCAGTGGTGTCGTCTTGGCACTATTTGCAGGGAGTTTTTATCTGACGGCAGTTAGTGGCATTGAAATGCTGAGTGCATCATCAGTTAATAATAATGGCTACTCACAGCGTAAGGGTAACTCTGCGATAATTATTGGTGATTCACTGCCGCAGTCAATGCAGCAAACTCTTAATAGGCAGCAATATATTGTAAATAGTGCAGCAATATATCCTCTCGAAAAAGGCCATGCTATGCGTTGTAGCGATCTAGCATCATACACTGAGCATACGTGCCCAAGCGGTGCTCGTCCGGATCAATTTGCACTCATCAATTTTGATGCGCCAGTTACGCAGTCGGTGACATTGATGGATACTGTTGAAACAAAGGGCAACGTTAATTATCTCGTGACTCTACAAAATGCAGTTGATGTTGATCAATTGCGAGGCCTAGTTGGTGAGCGACTACAATCAGCCAATCCAATGTGGGTCGTTGGTGGTGCTGATTCTAAGCGGCCAGCCATTAATCCAGTCATCAAAAACTTCGCCGATCTTGCCTATGTTGGTATGGGCGTGACATTGTTTGTCGCCGTAGCAAGTTTAATTGTATCGACGATTGGTGGACTCTTGGAGCGACGGAGGTCACTGTTTACGTTACGGCTCGGCGGGATGAAACTCAGTCAGCTAAAGCGCCTCGTTGGCTTTGAATCGCTAGTGCCGTTAGTGAGTGTCTCCCTACTCTCGTGTGCTATCGGTGTGTGGACAGGATTGGTATTTATCAGCATCCTTCCAACCTCCCTAAAGCCAGTTATTACACCACTATATTGCTTGATTGTTGGTGCTGGATTGGCAATGGCTATTGTTGATATCTATATCATATTGCCAATGATCAAGAAGCTGACGTCACCAGAAGCAAATCAGACTGAGTAA